In the Ictalurus punctatus breed USDA103 chromosome 7, Coco_2.0, whole genome shotgun sequence genome, one interval contains:
- the LOC128632977 gene encoding cornifelin homolog A encodes MEVQQQITKVTTTYSSSTWSTGLFDCSSDMNTCCCGLWCLPCLQCQTVSDFGWCFCMPLLDCCLAVSCCLRSKMRERYNIEGSGIKDFFTMLCCYPCAWCQMSREIKTRG; translated from the exons ATGGAAGTCCAACAGCAGATTACCAAAGTGACGACAACCTACAGTTCAAGCACCTGGAGCACAGGCCTATTTGACTGCTCATCTGACATGAATACCT GTTGCTGTGGTCTGTGGTGTTTGCCGTGTTTGCAGTGTCAGACTGTTTCTGATTTTGGTTGGTGTTTCTGCATGCCCCTGCTAGACTGCTGTCTGGCCGTCTCTTGCTGCCTTCGCAGCAAAATGAGGGAGCGCTATAACATTgaa GGCTCTGGCATTAAAGACTTCTTCACTATGCTTTGCTGTTACCCCTGTGCCTGGTGCCAGATGTCACGTGAGATAAAGACACGTGGCTAG